Proteins from a single region of Hymenobacter aquaticus:
- a CDS encoding HNH endonuclease, which yields MVPREEGGRYGPTVALCQPCHSTVHLMFSNRELARRYSTVEALQAAPELQKYLHWVRRSRVERISNRRRRD from the coding sequence TTGGTACCCCGGGAAGAAGGCGGCCGGTACGGCCCCACGGTGGCGTTGTGCCAGCCTTGCCACAGCACCGTGCACCTGATGTTTTCCAACCGGGAGCTGGCCCGCCGCTATTCCACGGTTGAGGCCCTGCAGGCGGCCCCCGAGCTGCAGAAGTATCTGCACTGGGTGCGGCGCAGCCGCGTCGAGCGTATTTCCAATCGGCGGCGCCGGGACTAG
- the trxA gene encoding thioredoxin, which produces MPKKSFSELINSPGMPVLVDFYADWCGPCKTMAPILEQVASQHQGKLKVIKIDVDKNPAVAQQFRVQGIPTLILFHKGQPVWRQSGVVPAQQLSQTVQTYL; this is translated from the coding sequence ATGCCTAAGAAATCATTCAGCGAGCTTATCAACAGTCCGGGCATGCCGGTGCTGGTCGACTTTTACGCCGACTGGTGCGGGCCCTGCAAAACCATGGCCCCGATTCTGGAGCAGGTGGCTTCCCAGCACCAGGGCAAGCTCAAAGTCATTAAGATTGACGTGGACAAGAACCCGGCCGTGGCCCAGCAGTTTCGGGTGCAGGGCATTCCCACCCTGATTCTGTTCCACAAGGGCCAGCCGGTGTGGCGGCAGTCGGGGGTGGTGCCGGCCCAGCAGCTCAGCCAAACGGTGCAGACTTACCTGTAG